The DNA window TTGATGACGTGCTATTGGTTAAACGGCGCAACGTTCGCCGGTTACCGCAATCCGGGCACGAACGCTTTCTTGTACGCCTGGCAATTGGCAGACAACTCCTCGCTCGTCGTGGCTTGGGCGCCCGAAGGCCAGACCGTGCCCCTGCAAGCGAATGCTTTGGTGACCACTGACATCTATGGGCGCACGAACAGCGTCACCGCACTCTCGGAGGAGCCCGTTCTCTTTCATTCAAATGACCCGGATGCCCTGACGCTGCTGAGTGCCGTCAGATCAAATATCGTCGGCGTGTCAAACTTCGCGCCGGTCATGGATCCCCTCCCCACGGAAAGCATCGTCGCCGGACAACAACTACAGTTGACCGTGTCTGCGACCGATGCTGACAATGATCCCATCACGTTCTCGACAACTGCGTTACCTCTTGGCGCCACCTTCGACCCTGTCACGCACACTCTTTCATGGACGCCGGCTACGGGCGCACCGGGCCCGTACACAGCGACCTTTGTCGCAACTGACAGCCAGGGCGCCACGGATTCCATCTCGACTACCATCACCGTTCTCGGAAACCTCTTCGATGGTTTATTGGCTCACTGGAAGCTCGACGAATCCGCCGGCACGGTCGCCGCCGATTCCGCCGGCACGAATAACGGTACGCTGACCGGCTTTAACTTCACCACCAATTCCGGCCACGTGTCCGGCATACTGAGTAACGCGTTGAGCTTCGACGGTGTGGATGATTTCGTGGCGCTCGACGGCAACCAGATCGACCTCACCAATAATTTCACTGTGACCGCCTGGCTCTACCCGCGCAACGCCTCCACAGCCGGCGCCTTCATTTCCGTGCGGTCTTTCTATCTGGCAAGCGGATTCCGGTTCTTCATCTACAACAACAGCGTGTTCGTGCAAGGGCAAACCACCGTCGGTTGGCAGGCATCGACCTTTGGCGCTGGCGCCATCCAAAACGGCAATTGGTACCACGTGGCCGTCGTCTATGATGATTCCTTCATTACGGTCTATGTAAATGGCGTCTCCCTGGGAAGCGCGGACTGGGGCGGAGACATGATCATGAACACCAACAGCTTCAGCCGGATCGGTTCCGACGCGACCGAAGGCGCCGATTATTTCAACGGTGTCATCGACGACGTGATGCTCTTCGAGCGCGCGCTGACCTCTCCGCAAATCGAAACCCTCCATCAATCCGCCAACCAGCCGCTCACCGTCAGCCGGCTGCAAGGGACCTTGAACTTCGCCCAAACCAACGCCGACACCTGCACTGTCAAGGGCTCGTTCGCCCTGCCGTCCGACTACAACTTCTCCAACAAAGTCGTGACGTTGAACATCGGCGGCGCGGAAACATCCTTCACCTTGGACAGCAAAGGACGGGGTCTCAGCGGCCTGAACCGGTTCAACAAACCGTCCTACAACAAGACCACCGGCTTGTGGACGTTCAACGCTATCTTGCGGAATGGTTCCTGGCGAAACTCGTGGGCTGCTCATGGGTTAATAGATGCTAGCATCTTGAAACCCGGTGTGCCCGTTACGCTGCCGGTAAACCTCGCCATCGACAACCAGTCGTTCGCAGCCACTCCGAGCCGGCAATACACCTCGCAAGCCGGCAAGTCCGGAATCGCACGGTAAACCGCGCCGCAACTCACGGTTCCCCGCTCGCCAGGCCTGCGGAGATCACATTCCCCTGCTCATCGAAAACGACTTTCGCGATGACAAACATACCTTCTCGCACTCCTCCCCCGGGCAGCGCCGAACGAAACCGCAGATCGCGATAACGCAATACCGTGTGGCCGTTCTCCTCGATCTTCTCCACCAGCGGAAAAGCCGCGAACCAGCGAAATAGCCTCACCGCCTCCGTCGCCTCCGCTTTCGGCAACAGATTCTCATCGTGAAACGGCACGAATGTGTCGTTGCGCGGACCGTTGACCCAATGCAGCGCCGCCCCATCATCGCGCACGATCGTCCAATGCAGCGGATCCATCGGCCGCGGAAACCCGTCCGTTCGGCCCGTCACTCCCCTCGCTTCATACGCATGCAACGCATACGCTCGCGATGCACCACAGAAAAGAAAGTACGCACACAGTGCCCCGAGAGTCGTCCTCGCCACCCACTCGCGCTGCGTCCAAATGGCTGCCACCGTCCCGATCAACAAGATGGCCCACACGTACACGTCTACGATGAATACCCAGTTCAACGCCAGCCGCGCCGTGCTCAACGGCCAGAATAATTCCGTCCCATAGTTGGTAAGCCAATCGAGTAACAAGTGTGACGCAAGCCCCGCCACCGCCGCCCACCACAACAGCCGAAAGTTCTTTTTGCCGGAAAATTCCCAAAACATCCAGGTGATCAATAACGCCCACACCGGCAGCATGACAGCCGAATGCGTGAAACTCCGATGGAACCGAAAAAAGGTGTCCCTCCCCCAAAAACCCAGCACGACATCGATATCCGGGAATTCCGCCGCCGCAATGCACGTCCACAACGCCGCCCGCCCCGCCTCACTCCCGCCACGCTGCCGAAACCCGCAATACCCAATCACCGCCCCCGTCAATCCATGCGCAATGTTATCCACGATTGCCACAGTATGCGTGGTCGAGCCGTCGAGCAAGCACCCCAACAGTGTACGAACCGAGTGTGTAGACCGCTTAAAAGACCTCATTTGCCCCCTTATAACCCCCCAAAAATGGGTTCGTTTTCCAGAACGAACCCATTTGCAAGCGCCACTGCAAATCGCATAAGCTCCTGCAAATAAATATAATACATCGAGAACAACGACAAAATGAAATGGCTTCGTTTCGCAGAAACATATAGGGGCCCCCTCTCCCTGTCGTTTGGCCATTGCCAGTTGTTGGTCGGGACGCTTGGCCCAGCCATCCGCGCCGGCCCGCCCGCCGTTTCGCTTTTACCACAATTCACGCTACGACTATGCTCATCTCACACCACCGCGTCCAGCAGAATTATCGATTTACGATAGCTGACGTGCATCTAGTCGTCGCCACCGGTTGTAGGCCGACTCTGCGAGTCGGCGGGATCTTTTTCATATCCAGGGGCACCTTGTCTCAATTCCCTGATCCACCCCACAAAACCCATCGGGGCTTGTCGGAAGGTCGCCGTCTTACTACACTTTACTTTCGTCAAGGCAGGGAAAAATGGCAGCAAAGATGTGAACGATGTCATGCAAGATCCGGATAACCCCAAAGACGGACTGCGGCCTCACGTTCTCAGGGTGAGAGTCGTCAGCCTCGTTGTTGCTTTGGGAATTGCCAGTGCTTTAGCAGGCGCGTTTTTTTATCACTACATCGTTTCAGGTGGTTTGCGCGCACGTCAAACGCCCTCGGCCCTTGAAACCGCCGTGGCTCAGGAATTGGTAAACCTGAGTATTCCCAATGATATAAAAACTCTCACCAATCCGCTCGACAAGAGTCCCGACGGCGCAGACGTAGCTGCGGGGCATGAGTTATACCAAAAAAACTGCGAAGTGTGCCACGCTTACGATGGCGCGGGGAAAACGGCCGCCAGCGCCGGTCTGTACCCGCCGCCGCTTGACCTGGGCCAATATGGCATCGCGCAACGGAAGCGGACCGATGGCGAATTGTTTTATTTTATCCGCAACGGCGTTCGGAACACTGCCATGCCAGGGTGGCAATTGCCAGATCAACAGACCTGGCAGTTGGTTGCGTACATTCGCAATCTCCCCAAGACCGCTTCCGTGAATGCAAACGCCCCCCTTGCGAATCGGGAGTCCTCGGGAACCACCGCTCACTACGTAGGCTCCGCCGCCTGCCAAACGTGCCACAGTTCCATTTACGAGCATTGGTTGAAAACCCCGATGGCCAACGTTGTGCGCGATCCGCGGCAACATCCGGACGCAATCATCTCCGATCTTTCCACAAACGACCCGCTCGTAAGCTTCACTGCCTCCGATATTGCCCTCGTGTATGGCAGCAAATGGAAACAGCGCTACTTCAAGCGCATCGGCGATGATTATTACGTGCTTCCTGCGCAATGGGATGTCACCCACCACAAATGGCGGGCCTATTTCGTCAAGGATGACTGGTGGGCTCCATTGTATCCGCCGGATAATTTTAAGCGCCCGACCAGCGCGCTCTGCGATGGCTGTCATTCGGTCAATTACAACATCAAGACCAGGACGGTCACGGAGTGGAATGTTGGTTGTGAAAAATGTCACGGCCCGGGCAGCGAGCATATCCTGCATCCCGCCAGTTCCAATATTGTGAACACGGCACGTCAGGGCTACGTGGCGGCCAACAATGTCTGCATTCAATGCCATTCGCAAGGTCGCCCGCTGAAGAATCCCATCGCGGGCGAATACTATGACTGGCCGGTGGGATTCGATGTGACCAAAAACCTCGGCGATTATTGGAAATTGGAGGAGCACAAATTAGGTGAGACGTCGTTCACCTATTTTCCGGACGGAACCGCCCATAAAAACCGAATGCAGGGCAACGATTTCGTTACGAGTCAGATGTACACGCACGGGGTCACCTGCTCGACCTGCCACGATGTGCATGGTACGCAGAATGCCGGTAATTTGCGGAAACCCGCCCCGGCCCTTTGCCTCGACTGTCATGGCCCAAACTCTCCCAACGGACCACATGCGCAAAGTCTGGAAGCGCACACGCATCATAAAGCCGATAGCGCCGGCAGCGACTGCATCGCCTGTCACATGCCCAGGATCGAACAGACCATTGGCGATGTGAACGTCCGCAGCCATACTTTTCATTTCGTAACCCCGGCCATGAGCGAATCATTGAAAATCCCGAACGCCTGTAATGTCTGCCATACGGACAAGAGTACTGAGTGGGCGACGGCGGCTTTGAAAACGTGGGCCGATCGTTCACCCTGGCGAATGGCTCAATGAAAGCTTGCGCGAAACGCTCATTTGCAAAGGTTCGGGGCCAACGTGGTAAAACGCTCGGGCTCATTTCCCTGGCCTTGGGTGTGACTTTAATTCTTACGACGCACACGTTCGCCGGGCCGCCGTTCTTAACCGACGATCCGGAGCCCACGGATTACCAGCATTGGGAAAACTACTTGTTCACCAGTGGCGACCACACGGGCGGCGGCTATACCATCGACGGGCCCGCAGCGGAGGTGGATTATGGCGCGTTCCCGGATACCCAATTGTCGTTAATAGTCCCCGTGACATCCGTCGGTGGCAACACACCGCACCATACCGGCTTGGGCGACGTGGATCTCAGCGTCAAGTACCGCTTCGTCCACGAAACAAATAGCTGGCCGCAAATCGCCTTCTTCCCGGCAGTCGTTTTACCCACGGGCAACGCAGTGCACGGTTTGGGAAACGGACGCGTCCTTTTCCGGTTGCCGTTGTGGCTGCAAAAGAGTTGGGGCCCATGGACGACCTACGGTGGGGGTGGCGCGACATTGAATTCTGCGCCAGGCAAGCGTGACTTTGGATTCGCCGGCTGGCTCTTGCAACGCGACCTCGGCGAACATCTCATACTCGGCGGTGAATTCTATGCGCAAGGTCGCGATGCGGATGACGACCGGGGATTTGTCGCGTTCAATTTTGGCGGTTCCTACAAACTTACTGACCATTTTAGTCTGCTCGCCAGCGCGGGCCACAGCATCGCCGGTCAAGTACACACCTTCTGGTATTTCGCTCTTGGATGGTCTTTGTAAATGCAGAAATCTCTCAACGATACGGCCGCTTGGGGCGGTTCATATTTGGCAGCGTGAAAAAGGGGGTTGGCCCCGCATAATCGCCCAATTCGTAACCTTCGTCCCCTCGATAAGCGTCGTCTCAGCCTCGATCCGCCAACCACCACACCGCCTACTTCCCGCCGCGCACGGAATCGAGCTTGCTCTTGGCTTGCTGGATCAGGTTTTGAAACTCGGCCAACTGGTCCGACGAAAGCACAATCCGGGTCCGGCTGGCATGACTGCTCTGTAAGACGATTTGTGTGGTGCCGGGTCGCTTGATGCTGGTGTAATAGACGAGTCGCAGCCAGCCTGCTGTTGTATAACCCACGTCATAGTCGGGCAGCGGTGTCATCGAGTGGTTGGCTTTGCGGATGTAGTCGATACCGTTCAGGAACGAAGCCAATTCGTCGTAGTCCACCATCGTCACATCCTCGGGCCGGCCACCCTCCTTCAACTCAACCGCGATCCCATATTCCTTCGCCCCGAGACCAGGTTCGACGGATTCCTTGGCCCTCACGGACACGGTCCCCGTTTGCGCCGACATGGTCCCAATAAGCACGCTGCCCCTGACAATGACGGTCCTGGTCTGGGCTTCGAAAACCTCAATCTTTGTGAGCGGCGCGTTCGTGTCCTGTGCCCAAACGGTTCCCGCCAGAAGTGACCCACCTACAATCACCAGGGGTATGACATGGATTCCACGCATAGATTTACCTCGTTCCAGACCTCTCATAACAAGTCCGGTCCGACCCCGTCAAGATGTCACAATCCGGTGATGGAACCGAACCCGAAAGCCAACGGTTTTTCAGCAGCAGCCTTGTACATCCACGAACAGGAATCCGTGTATGTTTTGCCATTCGTTGCGCCGCTGGCCTCAATGCGGTTCTCACTAGGCTTCAACTGAATGTCATCCCACAAAAAAATACGGTTCGTGGAATGGACGGTTCCCTTGCTGACGCCGTTGATCTTCAATTCCACCGCGTCACAATTGGAATAAATCTTTACCGGCGTTTTGGGTTCGCTGCGATTGGTAAAGCGGCGGCTGGTGATGTATACAAACGGTGTCGTCGTCCAATTTGCCTTGTACCAAAAGAACGCGTCCTTCTTCACTTTGCGGTCGTAGGTGACCAGGCCCTTGTCATTGCGGCCCGGCGTGTCTCCCTCGTCGCGCTGGCCGACCGCGAAATCAAACATGTTCCACACCAATTCGCACCAGAGCCAGGGGCGGTCCTTCATGGCCAGCCATGCCTGCTCGTGCGCCAGGCCCTGATACTCCTCGGGATGCCAATGGGAGGTCGGGTTCGGTTGGTTCGTCGAGATTTCGTGCTGGCTGATGCTGGCCCCGGCCCCGTATTCGCTGATCCCAATGCCGCGGTTGGGCCACTCCTCGTGAAAATTAATCAGCGCCCCGGGCCAGTCGGACAACTTGTTGGCGTACCATCCGAAATACCGATTGAACGCCGTGACGTCCGTAACGGCATTCAGCGGGTCGGTCGATCGGATGCAACTCGCGGCCGTGGTGAGCCGTGTCGGATCGAGCTCCTTCGCCAGTTGGTTGAGTGGCTTGACGATGTCCCATTTGGGCGGCGCATCGTACCACTGGTTTTTCTTGTGCAACTCGTTGAAGATTCCCCAGAACGCGATTGACGGGTGGTTGTAATTCTGTTTGATCATTTCCGTCAACTGCTGCCGCGCGTTTTCCGTAAAAGCCTCGGAATCGGTCAACTCATTCACCAGGCTCAATTCCGTCCAGAGCACCAGCCCGTTGTGGTCGCACAAGTCATAAACCATCTGGTCCTGCTGATAGTGGGCAAGCCGCACGCACGTTGCGCCAATCTCGGTGATCAACTGAAAATCCTCCTCCTGTTCGGCTCGACCGATGGCCCAGCCTTTGTCGATGCGATCCTGATGGCGACTGACTCCATGCAAAGGATACGACGCGCCGTTGAGGAAAAATCCATGGTCGGGATCAACCCGGAAAAACCGGATGCCCAACGGCTGGGTCACCGCGTCCGTGACCTTGTCCCCATCACTGACCACTATCGCCACTCGATACAAATAAGGATCGATTCTCCCATTCCAAAGATGAGGTTTGGCAATCTTGATGTGCTGGACGACATCCGCGACCGCCTTGGATCCGAGCGCCTCGTGGGAAGTTGTCTGTTGGATCGTTTTCCCTTTCGCGTCAATGATTGTGCAACGGATCGTGGCAGTCTTGGCGGAACTGTTTGCGTTACGCAGTTTCGTGGTGATTTCCAGGTCGGCCGAATCCTTGGTCACCCCTGTTTGTTTGACGTAAACGCCGGGGGATGCGTAGTCCAGCGGTGTCACCGAGAGCTTATCCAGCACAAGCAAATGGACGTCGCGGTACAGGCCTCCGAAAACAGTGAAATCACCACTCAACGGCAGAACGTCCGCATCCTTCGCGTTGTCTACCTTAACGGCGATCACATTATCCTTCCCAACCCGCAGGAATGGGGTCACGTCAAAGCAGAACGCCGCGAAATTTCCCTTATGTGTGCCGACCGGGCTGCCGTTGACAAGAACCTCGGCCACCGTCGCGGCCCCGTCGAACTTTAGAAAAAAACTTTTGCCGGCATATTTCGCGTCCACCCGCAGATGACGACGGTACCAGCCACTGCCGCGATAGTAAGGCGTCCCGCTGGTCTGGCCATCCAGGTTGTTCCACGTGTGCGGCAGGTTCACGGACTGCCACGCCGCATCGTCGAAATTTGTTGCCGCCGCATCCGCGACGTCCTGGCGGATGAACTTCCATTGTTCATCGAGCCCGATGTCGACGCGCGCCACAGCCATTGATTGGCCTGTCACGGTCGCGAGTTGCAACAGGACGAGAAGGATGACTTGTCGGCAATTGGGTGTTTTCATGTTCGTAAATCCGCTCGTGGTACACTTACAGTGAGCCGGGAGATTTTGCCAGCGCGCGCGAAGACCGAGACACTGTCAGCCGCTCCCAGGGCGTTGCCAGGGATGGTTTCCTGGGTTCTATCTGCGCGTTCGACGAGGATGCTAGTGGTGTCAGCTAACTGGTAGCTGACCGGTACCTGGCAATACGTGAAGCCGAGGCTGTTGGCGGGCAATTCCCAGGACTGCTCCCGGTTTTGCGCGTCGAGATACGTGAAGCGGTGTGGCGACGAGAAGAACTCGGCTTGATGGAGCAACCGCGGCGCAAACCGCAACTGCCCGTCCTCGACCGCGATGCCCAATTCGCCCCAGCGCGTCAGGATTTCCTCCTTCACCTGGCCGGTCATGCCCGGCTGTTGCGCCCCACGATGTCGCGGGGAATGCGAATACGGGTCGGTCGGGAAAGCGCCGTAGGCGTCCGGAGTTTTGCAGAAACCGAGCCCCTGCCGCACGTCGTCGTACGCCTCAGCCAGCGCTTTCGTCACGACAAGGTCGCTACCTTCCCGGAGCGCTTCGCGATGGGATTCCTGCGCGGCCAGGAGCAGTTTCACAACCATGTGCCAGTAGATGCTGCCGAGTCCTTCAAACGCGAAGAAAGTGCCACTGCGCCCGGTGAACTCGCTGTGGCTGAACGTGGCCTCCCACAAATCCAGTACTGCCTTCCGTGTGTCCTCATCGGTTTCGAGAAGATCGAGGCGTTTGGCAACATCGCTGGCACTGCGCAGGTCCGCCTGGAAATGCCACTGTCCGTGTTCGTCGCCCACGAAGAGTGAAGGATCTTTCAGCGGCGGATGTCCCTTCAGGGTGTTGCGGGCAAGAAACGAAGGCAGGTCGCGGTCGGGGTAAAGCAGATAGCTGTGCTGGTCAGCGCGATAAAGCGCGCTGGCGCGCAGTGCGCGCAACACAGCCAGCGCTTCAGTGGGCTTCAGCAGGCCGGAACTTAACACTGCGACCTGGCCTTCAAGCATCGGGAACAGATGGGCCACGCGCGCCCGGTCGCCGTCGAGGTGGAGCACATTGTAGCTGTGGAAGAGGCCGTCGCGGCGACGATTGCCGCGAATGGTCGATTCGATCACCGGCAGCGCCGCCTCGACCAGCCCGCGCAAGGCGCCAAGCGGCACAATCTTGCGGTTATTCTTGCCGCCATTGTAAATGGCCAATCGGTGCGTTTCGCCGGCGCGACCGAGCGCGGCCATCATCTGGAAGCGCGAGGCATCATCGAACCCGGCGTTTGCCTGTTTGGCTGCGTCGCGCAGGATGGAGGTGATCCCCGCCAACAGTTTGGCGACTGGCGCGGTGAGCGGCACCGGTTTGTCTCCACTTGCGGCAAAAACCCTGTCGCAGAACGCCAGGTAACGGCGAAGGTGGCACACCGTGACCATGGACAGGCCCCAGCCGGCGAGCGCGTTGTTGGCGTCGTTCCATTCAGGCCGCTGCGTGTTCAGCCAGATGCCGCCGCCGGGGACAAAGTTGCTGAGCTTGACCAACAGCGGTACGAGCAACTTTTCCGCGAGGGAAACCCGGACGATCTCGCCGCGATCGTCCGTCAATAGCTTGCCATCAGCGCCCAGTT is part of the Verrucomicrobiia bacterium genome and encodes:
- a CDS encoding LamG-like jellyroll fold domain-containing protein; the protein is QAVKAINPSIQVIGPAWSDFVRTESLAMTNSLNQFDGWSWHDYNRGYHAPDQDYGTPDWVPILETDRLRYYFGNFATQKPLLVDELGLYGHSALGTTNATANPGYNSNIDWYRGMCRAIKTTVMYRACGAAAIIPHIFTGYGQSPDSNLELFGWDMSATNVNSPRGPHPKTSAFLMTCYWLNGATFAGYRNPGTNAFLYAWQLADNSSLVVAWAPEGQTVPLQANALVTTDIYGRTNSVTALSEEPVLFHSNDPDALTLLSAVRSNIVGVSNFAPVMDPLPTESIVAGQQLQLTVSATDADNDPITFSTTALPLGATFDPVTHTLSWTPATGAPGPYTATFVATDSQGATDSISTTITVLGNLFDGLLAHWKLDESAGTVAADSAGTNNGTLTGFNFTTNSGHVSGILSNALSFDGVDDFVALDGNQIDLTNNFTVTAWLYPRNASTAGAFISVRSFYLASGFRFFIYNNSVFVQGQTTVGWQASTFGAGAIQNGNWYHVAVVYDDSFITVYVNGVSLGSADWGGDMIMNTNSFSRIGSDATEGADYFNGVIDDVMLFERALTSPQIETLHQSANQPLTVSRLQGTLNFAQTNADTCTVKGSFALPSDYNFSNKVVTLNIGGAETSFTLDSKGRGLSGLNRFNKPSYNKTTGLWTFNAILRNGSWRNSWAAHGLIDASILKPGVPVTLPVNLAIDNQSFAATPSRQYTSQAGKSGIAR
- a CDS encoding metal-dependent hydrolase, which encodes MDNIAHGLTGAVIGYCGFRQRGGSEAGRAALWTCIAAAEFPDIDVVLGFWGRDTFFRFHRSFTHSAVMLPVWALLITWMFWEFSGKKNFRLLWWAAVAGLASHLLLDWLTNYGTELFWPLSTARLALNWVFIVDVYVWAILLIGTVAAIWTQREWVARTTLGALCAYFLFCGASRAYALHAYEARGVTGRTDGFPRPMDPLHWTIVRDDGAALHWVNGPRNDTFVPFHDENLLPKAEATEAVRLFRWFAAFPLVEKIEENGHTVLRYRDLRFRSALPGGGVREGMFVIAKVVFDEQGNVISAGLASGEP
- a CDS encoding c-type cytochrome is translated as MQDPDNPKDGLRPHVLRVRVVSLVVALGIASALAGAFFYHYIVSGGLRARQTPSALETAVAQELVNLSIPNDIKTLTNPLDKSPDGADVAAGHELYQKNCEVCHAYDGAGKTAASAGLYPPPLDLGQYGIAQRKRTDGELFYFIRNGVRNTAMPGWQLPDQQTWQLVAYIRNLPKTASVNANAPLANRESSGTTAHYVGSAACQTCHSSIYEHWLKTPMANVVRDPRQHPDAIISDLSTNDPLVSFTASDIALVYGSKWKQRYFKRIGDDYYVLPAQWDVTHHKWRAYFVKDDWWAPLYPPDNFKRPTSALCDGCHSVNYNIKTRTVTEWNVGCEKCHGPGSEHILHPASSNIVNTARQGYVAANNVCIQCHSQGRPLKNPIAGEYYDWPVGFDVTKNLGDYWKLEEHKLGETSFTYFPDGTAHKNRMQGNDFVTSQMYTHGVTCSTCHDVHGTQNAGNLRKPAPALCLDCHGPNSPNGPHAQSLEAHTHHKADSAGSDCIACHMPRIEQTIGDVNVRSHTFHFVTPAMSESLKIPNACNVCHTDKSTEWATAALKTWADRSPWRMAQ
- a CDS encoding transporter yields the protein MKACAKRSFAKVRGQRGKTLGLISLALGVTLILTTHTFAGPPFLTDDPEPTDYQHWENYLFTSGDHTGGGYTIDGPAAEVDYGAFPDTQLSLIVPVTSVGGNTPHHTGLGDVDLSVKYRFVHETNSWPQIAFFPAVVLPTGNAVHGLGNGRVLFRLPLWLQKSWGPWTTYGGGGATLNSAPGKRDFGFAGWLLQRDLGEHLILGGEFYAQGRDADDDRGFVAFNFGGSYKLTDHFSLLASAGHSIAGQVHTFWYFALGWSL
- a CDS encoding glycoside hydrolase family 2 TIM barrel-domain containing protein; the encoded protein is MKTPNCRQVILLVLLQLATVTGQSMAVARVDIGLDEQWKFIRQDVADAAATNFDDAAWQSVNLPHTWNNLDGQTSGTPYYRGSGWYRRHLRVDAKYAGKSFFLKFDGAATVAEVLVNGSPVGTHKGNFAAFCFDVTPFLRVGKDNVIAVKVDNAKDADVLPLSGDFTVFGGLYRDVHLLVLDKLSVTPLDYASPGVYVKQTGVTKDSADLEITTKLRNANSSAKTATIRCTIIDAKGKTIQQTTSHEALGSKAVADVVQHIKIAKPHLWNGRIDPYLYRVAIVVSDGDKVTDAVTQPLGIRFFRVDPDHGFFLNGASYPLHGVSRHQDRIDKGWAIGRAEQEEDFQLITEIGATCVRLAHYQQDQMVYDLCDHNGLVLWTELSLVNELTDSEAFTENARQQLTEMIKQNYNHPSIAFWGIFNELHKKNQWYDAPPKWDIVKPLNQLAKELDPTRLTTAASCIRSTDPLNAVTDVTAFNRYFGWYANKLSDWPGALINFHEEWPNRGIGISEYGAGASISQHEISTNQPNPTSHWHPEEYQGLAHEQAWLAMKDRPWLWCELVWNMFDFAVGQRDEGDTPGRNDKGLVTYDRKVKKDAFFWYKANWTTTPFVYITSRRFTNRSEPKTPVKIYSNCDAVELKINGVSKGTVHSTNRIFLWDDIQLKPSENRIEASGATNGKTYTDSCSWMYKAAAEKPLAFGFGSITGL